One genomic region from Anticarsia gemmatalis isolate Benzon Research Colony breed Stoneville strain chromosome 7, ilAntGemm2 primary, whole genome shotgun sequence encodes:
- the LOC142974153 gene encoding uncharacterized protein LOC142974153: protein MADEVPPGTETETTEGDNVPEAGDADESKTAEDTKEGTEVGEGEKVEGEGVEGEHVEGEHVGGEQTEGEQTETEGEERVMGEGEELMGEGLEGEEQEQKKEEAPVEEVVEEEEGYVEEPPPDPAAPFDFSDSKELLREPFELRPDQVAEVEQLWELYQTYTPAYTEIDGYITQKELIYMLKCLLLMTYTPEQLEELIAFVVRPPHPKGHITYEQFLKMVTLRQRDFNVEEELRQALQLLDPDKTGSMDREYFREVVGKMGNKMPQKQLDYLIKEVDISNDGTIGIDDVVGTMGIDLNMDDIIMLRNAINPPEIVPQDDDV, encoded by the coding sequence ATGGCAGACGAAGTGCCTCCAGGTACAGAAACTGAGACAACTGAAGGTGATAATGTTCCTGAAGCGGGGGATGCTGATGAATCAAAAACAGCTGAAGATACAAAGGAAGGAACAGAAGTGGGTGAAGGAGAGAAAGTAGAAGGTGAAGGAGTTGAAGGTGAGCATGTGGAAGGTGAACATGTCGGAGGTGAACAAACTGAGGGGGAGCAAACAGAAACCGAGGGCGAAGAAAGGGTTATGGGGGAAGGAGAAGAACTTATGGGTGAGGGTCTCGAAGGCGAAGAGCAAGAACAAAAGAAGGAAGAAGCACCCGTGGAAGAAGTAGTTGAAGAAGAAGAGGGCTATGTTGAAGAACCGCCACCAGATCCAGCCGCTCCTTTTGATTTCTCTGACTCCAAAGAACTTTTGCGAGAGCCCTTCGAGCTACGACCAGACCAAGTAGCTGAAGTAGAACAGCTTTGGGAACTATATCAAACTTATACGCCTGCTTATACAGAAATAGATGGTTATATTACGCAAAAAGAATTGATTTATATGCTAAAATGTCTCCTTCTCATGACTTACACACCTGAGCAACTTGAGGAATTGATTGCATTCGTTGTCAGGCCACCCCATCCAAAAGGACATATCACATATGAACAGTTTCTGAAAATGGTTACGCTTAGGCAAAGAGATTTTAACGTTGAAGAAGAACTTCGTCAAGCTCTGCAACTGTTGGACCCGGATAAAACAGGATCTATGGATCGTGAATACTTTAGAGAAGTAGTAGGCAAAATGGGTAACAAAATGCCACAGAAACAGTTAGACTACCTCATTAAAGAAGTGGACATCAGTAATGACGGCACTATCGGAATAGATGACGTAGTAGGAACGATGGGCATCGACTTGAACATGGATGACATAATAATGTTGAGAAATGCCATTAATCCTCCCGAAATTGTGCCTCAAGATGATGATGTATGA